Below is a genomic region from Candidatus Polarisedimenticolia bacterium.
CTGCAGAAGCTGCAGGAGGACCTGACCGAAACCCAGCTCGCGCTGTCGCAGGAGGAGGCGGTCCTGCGCAAAGTCGACGAGGTGTCGCGCGCGGGAGGTTCCTATCTTTCAATTCCTGAGATCGCCAAGGATCCCATCGTCGAAGGCCTCTACCGGGAGCGCCTCGGGCTCGAGCAGGACAAGCAGAAGCTGCTGGCCCAATACCAGGAGCGGCACGTCAAAGTGATCGAGAAGGAAGACCAGATCAAGCGGCTGGACGAGAAAATCTCCCGCGAGTGCGACCGCATCATCGGCAGGATCAAGACCGATTTTGCGATCAAGCGGGAGCACGAGAAGTCCACGCTCACGCAGATGAATCAGGCCAAGGGCGAGTCGCTGGAGCTCAACCAGCGTGCGTCCGGCTTCGAGCTGCTGCGCGGCGACACGGCCGAGATCCGGAAGATCTACGACGCGATCAGCGGCCGGATGAAGGAGATCGAGCTCAGCTCCCAGCTGCTGAGCAACAACATCCGGATACTCGACAAGGCGGATGTACCCCTCGCTCCCGTGCGCCCGCGCAAGAGTATCAACCTGTTGGTCGGTTTCCTCTCGGGGCTGTTTCTCGGGGTGGGGCTGGCATTCTTCCTGGAATACCTCGACAACACCGTCAAGACCACCGAGGACGTGGAGCAGTACTTGAAGCTCCACATCCTGAGCATCATTCCGAAGGTCAACGACGAGAGCAGCTACGCCGTGCGCGAGTCGCTGCAGACCCTGCGGACCGGATTACTGTTCGCACGCAAGAACCGCTCCAGCAACCTGGTGCTGGTGACCAGCGCCAGCCCGCAGGAAGGAAAGAGCACCACGCTGGTCAACCTCGCCAAGACCATGGCGGCCTCGGGCGAGCGCGTGGCCCTGCTCGACTGCGACTTGCGCCGTCCTACGGTGCACGTCCATCTCGAGCTGGACAAGCGGCAGGGGATGACCAACTACATCCTGGCGGAGGAGCACGAGAGCTGGAAGGAGTATCTCAAAAACTCCAAGGTGCCGAATCTCTACGCCATGACTTCGGGGCCTCTCCCTCCGAACCCGCCGGACATCTTCGGCAGCGACCGGTTCGCGCAGCTCTTATCCGACCTGAAGGCGAACTTCGACTGGGTCTTCATCGACTCCCCGC
It encodes:
- a CDS encoding polysaccharide biosynthesis tyrosine autokinase, with translation METPVLPGVVPDKHAVHLRDYWATIWRWRWTVLATFVIVMTLVTLYTFLQTPVYRATVKVEIQAYSRRVAPVADVGELGVSGYSFFAEERYMNTQFEIIKSRGVSEKVFDRLNLWNDPSYKGMKDPVGAFRSGIIVEPVEMTGIVAISLDGADKEKTTQYVNTLAEVYADRNLEMAQKATSRAVAALLEQMEPLKEKLTRSQEKTYEEASQRRIFVPEDQQKIMAASLQKLQEDLTETQLALSQEEAVLRKVDEVSRAGGSYLSIPEIAKDPIVEGLYRERLGLEQDKQKLLAQYQERHVKVIEKEDQIKRLDEKISRECDRIIGRIKTDFAIKREHEKSTLTQMNQAKGESLELNQRASGFELLRGDTAEIRKIYDAISGRMKEIELSSQLLSNNIRILDKADVPLAPVRPRKSINLLVGFLSGLFLGVGLAFFLEYLDNTVKTTEDVEQYLKLHILSIIPKVNDESSYAVRESLQTLRTGLLFARKNRSSNLVLVTSASPQEGKSTTLVNLAKTMAASGERVALLDCDLRRPTVHVHLELDKRQGMTNYILAEEHESWKEYLKNSKVPNLYAMTSGPLPPNPPDIFGSDRFAQLLSDLKANFDWVFIDSPPVASLTDSVLLASMVDMVTFVIRHNQTDKELVRRCVGHIRNVNANIIGAVLNHVDLERSSYRDYYYVGYYYYGEGRGSKDKGRKPTSLLPARGGSDEVKKAIG